The genomic window AGCACTTGGGACAAGGGCAATTAAGCCTACAAGTGGGTAGATCCAGGTTCTTCTAGGCTCTCATCCTAAATTGATGTGTGCAGcgccttcttcattttctttgtaccAAAACCCCTCATCCACGCACGTGAGGGCCCTTGGCTTTCAACACCTGCCTCTCCAGGTTGTTTCTGGGGgcaaaggagatatttgtaaagcctttAGTGCAATGCCTGGAGGCAGCTGGGCAGTCCAATAGATCGAGTCCTGGTCCTGGAATatgttcagatctgacctcagacacttactgactgtatgacactgagcaagtcacttaaccctgtttgcctcagtttcctcatctataaaataagctggcagagcagctagatagcacagggGATAAACTGCCAGGCCTGGAATGagaatttagcctcagatacttcctagctgtgatcctgagcaaatcacataacccccagttgcctagtcttgactacttttctgtcttgaaactgatacttgcatcaattctaagacacaaggaaatggtcttaaaataaataaacaaataaacaaacaaataaataaacaaatgaatgaacgaataaatacctagataaatgaataaataaacaaatatatgaataaatgaatgaataaatacacCTTACTCCTCTCCACAAATCCTGGGATCCATACATCCTCCTTCCCATTCCTTGAACATCCaactctccctccatctctctactCTGCctttttcactgactgtccccaATTTCTGAATTACTCTCCCTCTTTGTCCCATCCTTCTGGCTTCCTTCGAGCcttagctaaaatcccaccttgtaCACAAAGCTGTTCCTAATTTCCCTAAATGCTAGTCGAGACTTCCCTTTGAGACATCCTCCACTTTACTCTGTAGAGATCTTGTTTGTGCCTAGTTGTTGGCTGGTGGTCTTCCCCACTAGCCTGGGAGCTTCTGGAAGAGAAGGTCTGTCTTCAACAGGCTTAGCTTGACTTGTTGAGTTTCTACCCTCAGATGTGTGGCATCGCCCTGACAGCAGAATGCATCTTCTTTGTATCGGACCAACACAGCCTGTACCCTTTACTCGAAGCCACTGATAATGATGACATCTATGGAGCAGCCTGGATTGGCCTCTTTGTGGGCATCTGCCTTTTCTGCTTGTCTGTTCTTGGCATTGTGGGCATCATGAAGTCAAGCAGAAAAATACTTCTGGCGGTAAGATCTGTTGAACCCAAattttgtgtgagtgtgtgagtgtgtgtgtgtgtgtgtgtgtgttctcacTGAGTACAGCTGAACCCTCacagaagggaggggggagaagggctGAGAGGGACAAATATAATCAGAACAGATTTTCAGGAAAGCACACTTAACGGAGATGAGAGCTGCTTTGGACCACAGACAGAAAGTCCTTTCAGAGCACAGAGGGGATACAACAGGGGGAAAGACACCATCCTAGAATTCTCAGGGCATGATCAAACGTCAGAATAGGAATTATTCCCTCCTTTCCCTGGCTGAAGGGTTCAGTGAGGGAGAAGGAGCAAGTTAAGGGCAGAAAAAAATCTCTATTCTAAGAAAATGTCAGTCCCTTTACATATGGAAGACTCTGTCTTTCCAACTtctccctccaacattcatcttTCTCCCTCAGAGGATACACATATCCTGAACTTCCCACAATTAGAGATTCagtctatatattatataacctCAGATTATTCTAAAAACTTGGTAAAATATAAACGCCATTGGGAGAAGGTAATGTATTAAGTCATCACTAAAATTGTGGCTtactttttataaattattaaattaattgtaaattactATGCCTGTTGCCTTTCCTTTTGCCTAGAAGATGCTCTGAATCGACTTGAtagttgggagaggggaggacaCTGAAGAGGGAGTCAATGCAGAAGTTTTGTTTGGTTCTGcatatttattactttttaaaattcatttttattttagattccaaattctctccctcctcctcccctttctgCTTCCCAACtattgagaaagcaaaaaaaaaacaaccaaccattACTAATATGTAGTTATATAAAGCAAtttcccacattagccatgtccaaaaaataaattttgtgtatttattacaagggctttgtttttgtttttcctttttccaaacccttgcctcctgtcttagaatcagtactaccCATTGGTTTCAAGAACTCTTCAAGTAGAAGAGTTGAAACCCCCATcgcctatcctttaccactcttttgccttggaatcaatacacagtattgaaaatctaagacagaaggttagggttaaaaataataatcatcagTTCTAGAGAGACGTGTctttatataatacattatttcTGCACTTTGCTTCTTTTTCAGTATTTTATTCTGATGTTTATAGTATATGCCTTTGAAGTGGCATCCAGTATCACAGCGGCTGTGCAGCGAGATTTTGTAAGTATGGTCTCCATGGAGGAGCCTGGGAGGATGCTTTCTAATGATTATTCTGATACATCAGTGTTTGGCACacaattctctacctcctttccctctcagaacCATAATCAGGAAGGAGGAGGCAAACATGGATTGTCCCCAGGATGTTGACATTCAACAGGCACACTTTCTCCCCAAGGCAGTCCTCCAGTTCCTGGGTCTCATGGTCCTCTGCCATCTTTGTTCCATAGCATCCATACTAGAGTCGCGTCTGTTCCCTTTGGTCAGGCCCTGGCTGTTATCCCTAAGTATCCCATCATTATTGCCCACTTCTCCCCCATGACAGTACCCCTCACCTGCCACCCATCCTTACCTCTGTCCTTTTCTTGGAGGTAGTCGTCTCTCTGTTAAAGGTTATTATCTGCACCAAggggcattttatttttttattactatttattttttattttatctggtcaatttcaaacattattccttggttacaaaaatcatattctattcctccctcccctccccctgcccttcctgtagccgatgcacaattccatggGGTAGTACATgcgtccttgatcaaaacctatttccatgttgttgatgtttgtaccaggatgttcctttagagtctatatccccagtcatatccccaggGGCATCTTCTGAGGTATAAGCTCTGCCCCTTCCCCCAGCATAACAGTATCCAACTGGGACCAATCATCTGTCACCCCCACCTCCATCAGCCATTGAGTTCCCCACTCAATTCGCCTCAATAACAGCTGCTCATTATGGCTCTATGCtctcttctgttttctctcctctccttcagcCTAAACAAATCCCGAATTATTCTCAGTATTGGTCTAATCATGGCATGCCCATACTGGTCCTGCCATCCAGAAGTAGCCCCATAGCCGATCTCTACCTAAACTTGCTGAAGAGGATTTTGCTCCCCACTATGATAGAGGATCTCTTACTTAAATGTACTTTGGGGCTTCTATGGTCCCAGGCTGGAAACTGTCTGGCTCAGCCTGCTGTGTCTTTTTCTCCTTGTAGTTCACGACCAATCTCTTCCTGAGGCAGATGCTGGAAAGGTACCAGAACAAAAGTCAGTCCAGTAATGATGACATCTGGAAAAATATGGCCGTGACCGAAACTTGGGACCGCCTCATGCTCCAGGTGAGGGTATGACAGCCCATGACGGAGACTCTTCCATGGGTGAACAAGTCACCGGAGGGGCTCCGAGAAGGATCTCTCACAACGAGGTGTCAGAAGCAGGTGGTCTCAAAAGTACAGAATGAGAcctacatttttggacatggccaacaAGGAAAGTTGCTTTAATTGATTACaaagttttgttttctctcttttcttttcaattggAGTGGTGAGTTGGAAAGACAGTAAtgccccctcccaaaaaaagaaaaagaaaagagaaatattgaaccatttttaaatgaatagaagagaaggaaagtcaGAGGAAAACACAAACAAGCAGGATAGCTTTGAAAATTAACATGTCAATTTTCCTAATCTGTATTCAAGAGATTATAATCTATAGTTAAACTATAGTTTATGTACAATCTTTGTTTTCTGTCCTACGTGActcattttatttggtgattGTCCATTCTCATTTAAAGGAAATTGGGGCTAACTGATTTTCAAGcttaattagagaaattgaattttaaattgattttttaaagatgaaacctATGGGGAAACCTActaatgaataaattttaaagtatcttTTAAGGGCTTATTATGAGCCAGGTAACTGTGTTAAGTGTGGAGGTTATAAATAAAAGTAAGATAGTGTCTGTCCACAACAAATGTACATAATAGGGGCAGTCCAGGATTGGGTACAGTGAGAGTACTTGAAGGGAAATGGTCTGAAAGGAATCTGGTTCTGGGCAAAATAAGGCCAAGGATTCCTTGCCAGAGCCTGGGGTCCCAGGAACAGTACAACTCTGAATGGGATAAGAATGGCCCTAGTGGATGAAATGACTAGACAATATGTGGTAGCCTGAGTTCCAGGCCAGATAAAATAAAGGCTCATGGATCAAAGCCCCATCCCTGGGACAGATCTGGGAATCTAAGTGTCATTTACTGAGATGATAGTCACGTAAAGTTTGTTTGAGTAAGCATGGCCTTGAAAATGTCAAGATGttacatgacaaaaaaaatgtctatttttccatttatatcacAAAGATATGTGGATAATCAAAAATTTCTTGCacattaaaaaataagcaaacatatCCAAACACTGGACTTCTGTAGCCCTTTATACATCACACATATTTGGTACTTCCTAGGCCTAACATATATTAAGACagtaaatgtctgttgaattaaattgtattcagttgtttcagtcatatctgactctttatgaccccatttgggattttcttggcaaagatactgaagtgatttgccatttccttctccagctcattttatagatgaggaaactgaggcaaacagggttaagtgactcacccagagtcacacagctagaaatctgATCTGAGGTAAgaattgaactcagaacttcttgaCTTTAGGTCAAGAGCTCTAAAAGGGTGGGATTAGTGGAGAAGATACCGAGTTCAGTTTTTAACAAGGTGAGTTTCAGATGTGGGACGTCTGAGCAAAGATACAAGGCTGGAATTCAAGGGAAAGGGTTAGGACAAGTTTGAAGAGTATATGTATttctacataaatatgtatgcCTATATCTTTATTTAATTGTGTTGcgttgggggttaagtgacttgcccagggtcacacagctagtatttgagggCAGTCTTGCACTCAAAGAAGAGGAGTGTTCCAGAATACAGGCTGGGCACTATTCACtgctgccacctagctgcccctgtaataTTTTTATACCACAGTtgatatttttatagaattttacatgtattatctcattttaacctcCCAAGAAACCTatgcattattatccccattttaaaagtaAGGAAACCGATGCTCAGAGAAGCTGAACTTGCTTATggcatacagctagtaaatatcagaaagACTCCAAATTTGGGAATTAACCCATTCTATCCAATAGTAGTATCCTCTACGTAGGGCAAACATGTCTGGGGCATTTAAGTCCATCACAACCTGGCTACAATCTGCCTCTCCACTTTAACAGGACCAAaatggccttcttgctgttcctgcACAGGATATTCCCCCTCTTGTCTgcatgcctttctttgtatggcctcctctgcctcttaaaagcccctcatttccttcaaatcCTAACTAAAACACTCCTTTTCCAACTCCCAACTCTGGGGAGAATAGATCTCCCAACTGCTAGTGCCTCCTCCCTC from Monodelphis domestica isolate mMonDom1 chromosome 4, mMonDom1.pri, whole genome shotgun sequence includes these protein-coding regions:
- the UPK1B gene encoding uroplakin-1b, which gives rise to MAKGDSTVRCFQGLLIFGNVIIGMCGIALTAECIFFVSDQHSLYPLLEATDNDDIYGAAWIGLFVGICLFCLSVLGIVGIMKSSRKILLAYFILMFIVYAFEVASSITAAVQRDFFTTNLFLRQMLERYQNKSQSSNDDIWKNMAVTETWDRLMLQEKCCGVNGPSDWQKYKSAFRDENNDADYPWPHQCCVMDNLYKPLNLDACKLGVSGYYHSKGCYKLISGPMNRHAWGVAWFGFAILCWTFCVLLGTMFYWSRIEY